The Oryza brachyantha chromosome 6, ObraRS2, whole genome shotgun sequence region GCATGATGTCGACGGACTCGGTGTTCGCGCTCCAGGTGGCGCCGTCCAGCGACTTCACCGGCTTCTTCCTCGCGCACCCGGAGCTCATGGACCTCGCCGCCTCGACGACGCCGCGCGCcagctccgtcgccgccgccgacgagcgcgCGCACTCCACGCAGTTCGACAGCATCCCGGAGCTCGGCGAGGCCACCATGCAACTGCAAGGCCACTACTCCTTCGCCTTCCCCACGTATGCACTCCAAAATCCCGTGCAATTTCCTCACGCAAAATTCACTCGCTTCTCAGCTTAATTTCATCACACTGCTCGCGCGTGCAGTTTGATAGAGGTCAAGAGGCACAGTTCCAAGAACCCCCAGGAGGTGCACCccatggcggcgccgacgacgatggtggcggtggcggcggcagcagagccggcgccggcgccggcgaaggcaGAGATGAGCAGCAAGCCGGAGGAAGCTCCGAGGAAAGTGGCATCAAAGGGAGGCTGGTTGCCATGCTTCCCTTGCTGCTAATCCTGCAATGATCATTGTGCCATGGAGACCATGAAGAATTCAAAGCATTTGGGTATCTTGTTCCTATGCAGCTGAATGCTGGTGTGTGGATGTAATTCAAGAGGAATCAGTTGTGGTTGAAATTGTACATGCATTTTTGAGGAATTTTATACTGtaaatatttgaatacatGTTGTCTGAATGAAAATTCATACATGAAGAACCCAGGGGTTATGTTTTCTGGACCCTGCAAAGCCAAGAATGAGGTACTCCAAGTTCAAGGTCTGAATGTAAACCACCAGACAAATAATAGGTTCTTCAAGTAAATCGATGCTGATCttctttatgtatataaaaaaacatcaatgtTGATATTCAGGATGTAGTATTAAAATTTGCAAACAGGAATGCAGTATGGCTGGAAGACTGAATTAAGAAGCAACTTAAGTGCCACACTacacacaacttttgtatgaAGTGCATTCTGCAAGTTCAACACCATATGCCAAGCATGACACAGCAACGAACAAAATGATATTCCCTTGGTCATTTACATTACACAGAACATGCTTAATGGAAACAAATCAAACTCTTGATTGACTACCTACCTACTGGGTGGACACTGGGACGCCATCTTCATTCTGCGCAGCTTCAGCAGCCAGAGTTTTCTTAGCAAGTGGCTTGGGAATATCAAGATCATCTTGCATGCACCGCTGTAAGGGGTGGGACAGAAGAACGCATGTCTGACGGAAAAGGATACGAGCAAGCCCCTGACCAGTCTCTAGAATGTATCCTTCATACTGGCTGACATGCTCAAGTGCATCAACCAAAGCATCATATACCTTCTGTGGGCAGTTATCAGCAGTAGGCTTGTCATGAAGATAGACTATGTCCAAGGTGAAATTCTTTTGCTTGATGGGCCACTGATGTTGAGGCTTAGTTGAGGATCGGCAGTAGATGAGTATCTGGCATAATTAGTTCTCATGGAAGTCAATATTAAGAATATTTCTGATCAAACACATCCCTTTCACATTAAAATAGTACTCAAATATTGAAGTACAGCATAATTTAGATGTGATTTCCACTGTATATTTTCCCTATTTCCATACCATAATTAATTCTGTACAACCTTCTATCAAAATAAACTTGCAGGGGATCGGGTAATGCATTTGAACCATGGAAATCTAGAGGACACATGACTCATATGTGTGCATGTGCCCATGGGGTAATTTTATAGCCATTTCATATACGTTATTTTTGCCAATGCTATATCTGTTTCATATAAGCAGAGTTATTTCGCCCCTTGGAACCAATGTTGGCAAAccttgggggggggggtggctTGATATTATATGAATGGTACCGTACATCTgagctctctctcttcatacaaGTAAATGGTAAGGTCAGTGGTACAGAAATAGTGAGCTATTATTAAGAATAAATCACCCTTCCTGACTACCTGCATGCCTATAAACAGTGTTTCTGCCTGGAGGAAAACTGGATAATGGATACCACCATTAACAAGGTAGACAAAGCTAGTGGGCATTAGCTAAGACTTCCGAGCTAGTAAACAGTTTCAGGCTATGATTATAGCGCACGCTTACCACTCTGAGTAGTCGCCCTTGCAATTCTGCTCTTTTCCCTTCCTGGTAAGCTATCTTGAAGAGCTGAGTTAGATCAGCCATCGCAAATCTCGTTTCTGAAGCATTCAGGGATTGGATCGCCTCCACTGCTGAACTAGCATCACTGCTGAAATCCTTCTTTACCTTAAATTCAGAGTAAACAGAGTCATTCCCCCTATTTATTGTCACATTTCCATATTGAACACAACAAACTCGCATAAGCAATTCGATTGAGAGAAATTGTGTGGGGGAGAACTGAACTCCCCACCTAAACAATATCCTTTCGTGTAGATTTCATCCCTTCATATTATTACAAACAAACATTTGCATATAGTATCATTTCAGGAATCAAGGTTTTctggtgagaaaaaaaatcgcgtcaaacatttctaaaaaaaaaacagctaaCCCTAACATTTATCAGAAGGATAGAGAGGCAGGCGAGAAATCTCTCGAACAACCTAACCAGGGGAACCAAGGGGGGACAGGGGGCACTACCAAGGAGACGGTCTcggcgagggaggcgaaggcgaagcGGTGATCGGGGCACATGGTGAGCTTGCTGTGGACGAAGAGCAGCAGCGCCTGCTTGACGGCGTCCATCCTCTTCACCGGCGGCCGCCCCTGCCTGGCAGCCGCCGCAACCCCCGAGCTGGCCCccgcggcgcccggcgacgcggcggcggcgggggtggacGGCGCGGGGCCCGGGGCGATCCTCATCTCCGAGCGCGTCTCCAGGTCGACGTCGACGCAGAAGAGGATGTCCTCCAGAGGGAGGCGGCTCGGCTGCAGCGAGaaccgcggcgacggcgccgcggcggacggcgagtCGCCGCGGTGAGGCGTGGGGTCCATCccgccggcgaggcagggCAACGCAGCGACGGATTCCGCGGTTTGGGGATCGTTTCGTTCGTTCCCTCGGAACTCAGAAGGCCTGGCGTCTACTAACACTCACTTGACAacagtactttttttttaaaaaaaaaagtctagaTCACCCTAAGGTTTGGCATCATAGTTAATCACCGCGAGCTTTAAAACCGTCTTAACGATacattaaactttaaaaaacgTTTAAAAAACCCTTTGGCCGGTTTTGAGGGTGGTCTTGcttagcaaaaagaaaaaaaatccctctgTCTCGCACTCTCCGCCGGCTTTCTGAATAACgttaaaacaatatatttttagttctaattttattgacagcagtttaaaatttttttaaacttacgTTGCAGAACATATATGGTGAATTTGGTCATGGTTTTTTATTGGGACTAGTTCTTTACGAATTTTGTTTAGTGCTTGGTTTTATGTTACTGCCATAAATCTGTGCATGTGTTTTATTCATCTCCGGTAACAATCACAGAAGTGACGTGTGCGTagatattttgtttggttttttaccTTGCGTTTCACTATTAGAATTGGGTCGttatttttcaggattttggTTCAATAAGAGTTGTCAATTCATGATCATGTATATTTTAGGCAAGTAAGAGTTGAGAATTAAAGAAAGAGGGGAAGAAACTCTGCTGTAGCTTTAATTTCAGGTTGCTTCATAATTTTAGCCTTTTTTtgtctgtttttattttttcatcttttgaactattcttttcacttttatagGACGACTTGTATCTAGTAGCTATATACACTAGTGAGGGTTAACAGAGGGAGAGGATTTTTATAGGCACCCTCTCATCCGAGAGATAGTTGAACAAAACCACCCACTAGATGAATTAAATggtttataaaagtttaatgtGTTGCTTGAACTGTTTTAAAGCTTAGGGTGGATTAACCAGAGTGCCAAACCTAGGGgtgatttagattttttttctattttttaatatgacgtCATACATGTTTATGTCAActatcattattattttttatcgtaatttaatttattattaaatgaactatataattttgtatatttgaataaaatttttgaataagataaacagTTAAACTtggatctaaaaatcaactttatcatataataaaatggAGGAGGTATAATCCGAGATCCACCGATCCAATTTTGGGAGccataaaattagaaaagtgTATTTGGGCACCTGCTCTCCCTATCAGATTTTATTTAAGTTCATTGCGTGCAACATGTATTCGAGGTACGGCGGAGATATCAATAAGAGCTCAGGAGCAACTTTGATTTATGGGAAAAATGTCgggaaaaatatatgattcaaatcttatagaattttttttctattttgtctTTTGAAACAAAGAATTAGGATTCCAAGTACGCTACGGAATTCCTATTGAGTAACTCAAGAGAAGGAGACAAGAAATAACTACAAGTTGACATTATGATAATGACATTACCGTCCACTGGCATGTGAGTCTATAGAAAAGTGGGTCTAATATATTAGTAACTATAATATCACTACCATAATATTAAAGGATCCAGATGAAGGAAAATAACTATAGGTCCAAACTTTCATTTAAGTTATTATCTCTTCTCAAATTCAAATGTTCTTCATGTAATCCAAACAAAcaattattcttttatttatttctatattttacacttatatttagatttaaattttatgttttttatattcttgGTTTACATAACCATGTATTTCAAAAGGTATCACAATGGTGTGATCTACATCTACATaggcgcctacgagaagggagagaaaagaataagtaGAAGAGATACTGACATATGGGACTCACATGgcaccaccaacacgtaggcactaccgtggcatgccacgtcagcggatggagtggGTCGGagctcgtttggacctatataacacccccggacaagtttggggacccaaaaatgcattttgagagtttagggACATAGATAAcatatgcacacaagtttaggggACCGTTGGTGTACTTCactctttaaaaaatatagatgttcTATTTCTTACCCTCTGTGCAGCCATTTACTATATTCTAAATGTTTACTTAGCTTTTAATTAAATCTGAGTTTTTTCCCGACCGTTTCAATTCCTTCATCTTTAGTTCTTTGAACTGTTCGGAGTAGAAATAAACTTGTTATGagagaataataataataggaTTGGGATAAGAAATTCGGTGAAAGTAGACGATGAAAAGGTGTGGGGAGAACGGATGATTTTCATGGtagtttcttttcttatacatctattttaaaatgtaaggatttctattttgtttaatAGAAATTaagtttgagaaaaaattacTTCAATATCCTTCAAACAAATGAGGAATAGATAGACCATGAGAGACAAATggtgataaaattaaaagaattttGAGTGAAAAGTGATTGTCTGATTGATGAGATgaataataatatgaatagtgccaaaaaaaacttatgttgTGGGTatatgattcaaattttagatttgtttatattttaaaatagaggagTAATATTTCTTGATATATAAGAACATGCTATAAACTGTTGTTAAGAACGTAcgtataaaaagttttacgcATATACTCCGTATCATTTTTTAGTCACAGCAAACTATCAACTATAGATCAGGGAAATGTTAAGGCGAGATATTATTCCGCTAACAAGCGCATCGTGTTTCTCCTGCAACTTCACcgaaaaaaatacttcaaacCAGCGGAGAAACCAACAACTGGAAAATATCTGAATCTGAATGCATTTGACCATCCACACTATCATTTCCAATTTCTCCTGCAAGCAACAACCCTGCCACCTATACACGTATACATATACGTATATACACGTACGTACACCGTACACCACACTGGAACCACGTATACACACATTGCCACCTCACTTGCTCTCTTTACTGTACACCGTACAGTACGTCTCAGCGATGCTGAGAGTGTCAAGAATGCGAGGCGGCGTTCGAGGTGGTGGCGCCAGCGGTGAGGGGGGCGTCGTGTTGGTGGACGGCGAACGAGCTCGAGCGCGACATGGGCCGTGAGTAGCTCGACCGGCGGaagctgccggcggcgagctcgtcggcgtcgcACTCGCCTTCCCTCTCGCCGGGGATCTTGCACTTCTCACCGAGGATGATGGCCTTCTTCCACAGCGTGTCCTCCGGCTCCACCTTgtcccgccgctcccgccggctcAGCCGCATCTTGTCTGGGATGTTCATGCTCAGGTTCTTCTTCAGGCTCAGGGTCACGGACAGCCGCCGCTTCGACGGCGCCGCCTGCGCCACCGGCACCGGCGCGATCGGCCCGTGTGTCGCCAGGTCCGGTGATAGCGTCACCTCCGGCTTCTCGTCCTCGCCACCGCCCGTCTGGCTCTCCGCGCTGGCGGCGTCAGAGACGGAGGCGCCACCGGCGTCGGGCGCCTGGCTGGCCGCCTTCGGCTTGCGGCCACACGCGGAGCACATGGACGACACGAGCACGACGGTGGCGGCCACGCACGCGACGAAGAAGGACACCGCGATGGCCTCGTGACCGAATGGGTGCTCgccgtccggcggcggcggcgacggccaccTCGCCATTGTCTCCGGCGAGGTGAGAATGTTCTTGCGTTTGATGGCCTTGGGTGGGAACCTCCCGTTTCCAAGTTGGAAACTGGAAAGGGCTGGGCCGAATTCAGATTGTGCGGCTGTGGGACAATATTGCATTGGTTCTTAACTGGGACGAGCTAATTATAGGGCAAAATGTTGCTGTAACTTGTGATAAAACAGGGCTTGCAACAAGGTAAAACTCCAGCTAGATTTCAAGTTGGACAGTTAGATTGCatccataaataaatgaacACAAGTTCAGACAGCCAATAGTCTAATTTACTGGTGTGGCTGCTGTTTCACATGACAGAGTATGGCATAACAACAATCAATTAGGGTTTTCTAACCTTGAAAACTAGTAATGTGCTCGTGCGACGCTACGGTACTATAATATGTTCgacaatatattataaaagaataGCATTTAAggtatcatttttaaatacaaagtacttaattatgaaatatattttagcaTGGGTAACTCACCTGAGTGATTATTAGCAAGagtaacataaataactacctATGTgtgaatatgaaaaatatgatagctataatattatttgttactaaataatatatgtcatGAGATACcagaattatttataatatactacaaccatcaaatttataataaatgtcacTTACTTATTTATAACATACTATAATCATcagatttataacaaatgtaACAAAAGTGTCCATATGTTTCACATAACTTcacattttctaaatatcaagtatatttaattttaaaataatattaaatattaaattcataGAACTCATAGGTTTCACATAACTCACCATCTTTTCTAACATCAATTTCTGATTTGAGTTACAGTCAAAAAAAAGGCAAGCAAGTACAggttgggaaaaaaatcaatgaaattatgttctgaatttagagttgacttttACTAAGTTTCAAATCAAACGTAGCACCTTGGTTgtgttgtatgtgtatatatagcataattaTCGGAGTTATAtactgtataaatttatattttatagaaagcTTCTAATACATAGAAAGATTTTGTCTATGCATGACATATACAAGGTTTCTAATACAAGTTTATATTTCATAgaaagtttctaatatattttatcactatagggtagattagattatacatgcgcatatatattaattaaataatttaatttggacccaaacaattgtttatttattttatgaatgacTTATGACATTGTATAGGTCCGGAATTTAGTGGCGTCTAAAAAATGGGACGAAGTAGACACTACCGTGTCAAAAAATAGTTGCCGCAATCACCTATGAGTTAATATGAACACacacatgtttataatttaaataatgtatgtatatatatattacaaaatttattttatactcgttccgtttttatttgacactgtTGATTCATTCGCGTTGatatatacattaaaaaaatcccgagtgagtattacaaataccaCCGTGTGAAAAATGTCTCtcgttatttaatattatcaaCACGAAcgttcatataaatattagattatatatatatataaatgatacatcattaattaatatccggtctatttttatttaatgtcgTTGATTTAGGGGTCTAAGATTAGAACATtcgtgttgatatatatacatataaaaaattatttatttatgaatttgattCATTATTAGTAAGTGAGCTATAAGAATGATGCATAATATTCTATGTTTGCATAAAAACTTTGAAACGA contains the following coding sequences:
- the LOC102720996 gene encoding uncharacterized protein LOC102720996 translates to MARWPSPPPPDGEHPFGHEAIAVSFFVACVAATVVLVSSMCSACGRKPKAASQAPDAGGASVSDAASAESQTGGGEDEKPEVTLSPDLATHGPIAPVPVAQAAPSKRRLSVTLSLKKNLSMNIPDKMRLSRRERRDKVEPEDTLWKKAIILGEKCKIPGEREGECDADELAAGSFRRSSYSRPMSRSSSFAVHQHDAPLTAGATTSNAASHS
- the LOC107304322 gene encoding uncharacterized protein LOC107304322; protein product: MGLPREGGNGGDGEARRDAGGASEERASSSSDASSSYGERESSRKRPSSAEDGGGAGEPGRIPAAVFERDPAEPNKDWSMMSTDSVFALQVAPSSDFTGFFLAHPELMDLAASTTPRASSVAAADERAHSTQFDSIPELGEATMQLQGHYSFAFPTLIEVKRHSSKNPQEVHPMAAPTTMVAVAAAAEPAPAPAKAEMSSKPEEAPRKVASKGGWLPCFPCC
- the LOC102720716 gene encoding uncharacterized protein LOC102720716, whose product is MDPTPHRGDSPSAAAPSPRFSLQPSRLPLEDILFCVDVDLETRSEMRIAPGPAPSTPAAAASPGAAGASSGVAAAARQGRPPVKRMDAVKQALLLFVHSKLTMCPDHRFAFASLAETVSLVKKDFSSDASSAVEAIQSLNASETRFAMADLTQLFKIAYQEGKRAELQGRLLRVILIYCRSSTKPQHQWPIKQKNFTLDIVYLHDKPTADNCPQKVYDALVDALEHVSQYEGYILETGQGLARILFRQTCVLLSHPLQRCMQDDLDIPKPLAKKTLAAEAAQNEDGVPVSTQ